GACGTAGGATCAGACCGGCGCCGATCGATGCGATCAACCCGGCGACGGAGCCTTCGATGGTCTTGTTCGGACTGACCCGCGGCGCGAGCTTGTGGGCACCCAACGCGCGGCCCCCGAAGTACGCGCCAGTGTCGCTGGCGATGACGACCAGCAGCATCATGATGATCGCGGCGATCCCGCCGCCCAGATTGCGAAGCAGCGCAAAATAGGGGAACAGAACTCCCACCCACAGGGCTCCGGCGATTTCCAGGGGCGCACCCTTGGGAGTTTTCTCGGCGCCCGAAGTCCCGACCAGAACTACCAGCGCGCACATCAAGGCGGTTACCACCGCCGGTAGTACCCACAATCCGCCGTCACCCGCGGCAAGCATTGCCAGCAGCGGTACGACCCCAAGTCCGGGCAACACCACAATCGAAATGAGCCCGCTAGTCGCAGTCATCGACA
Above is a window of Candidatus Binataceae bacterium DNA encoding:
- a CDS encoding phosphatidate cytidylyltransferase, with the protein product AAVALPVVLAAIIFLSSAGFSVFIALLGGWGLYEVVSMTATSGLISIVVLPGLGVVPLLAMLAAGDGGLWVLPAVVTALMCALVVLVGTSGAEKTPKGAPLEIAGALWVGVLFPYFALLRNLGGGIAAIIMMLLVVIASDTGAYFGGRALGAHKLAPRVSPNKTIEGSVAGLIASIGAGLILRPWAIPHWSLSETAALSGMIAVLAQVGDLAGSAFKRVAGVKDSGWIFPGHGGLLDRTCSLVFAAAFSYYCFR